The Streptococcus downei MFe28 DNA window GATGCCGATAAAAGGCTGATAGCTTGGCAGCATTAGAAACACTATAGTGGAAATGCCCCATCTTAGTTCCTGCTGGCATTTGATAGCCCGCATAATCGCCATGGGCTGATGCTAAAACACCATCGCCATCCATTTCTTCGGTGATACCCAAAATCTTATCACCCTGAATATCCCACTGCGGTACTGGCTTGTTGCGGTAGATTTCAATACCGTTGCCTTCGGTATCATTGAGGTAAATGGCTTCGCTGTAGCCATGGTCACTGGCACCTTGCAGAGGGACATTATTAACCAAAGCATGTCGGAGGAAGTCTCCAAGGTCGCTACGACTGGGAAGTAAAATAGCAAAGTGATAGAGACCATAAGCTTCTACTTCACTTGCTGGCACTTCCTCCAATCGCAGCAGGTCAAGCCCGCTGTCCTTAATCCCCAAATTAACCCAGCCTTGACCTCGGTCCAATATTGCTAGTCCTAGGACCTGCTTGTAAAATCTAGTTTGTAGGTCCAAGTTAGCCACATTCAAGACCACTCGTCCTAATCGTATTCTTGATTGATAGTCGTACATTCTTTTCCTTTCTTAAGTCAGTTATAAATCTCTAATTAGTAATTATTGCTTCTAAATAAGAGGTTGGAATCTCGCTCCAACCTCTTATTTGCTTCTTGCTTAGTTAGGACTTCTTAGCCACCAATATTTGCCAAAATTTCATCCATCATGTCCTGCAAGCTGATAGCCCTCATTTCATCGTAGGCAGCTTTCGCTACCCTCTGGTAAAAACTTGGTAGAACCTTAGGAACATTGCTACCGATTGGACAGTCAGGGTTGGTACTTTCGTCAACCTTAAGCAGGCCATCGGTTTCAACCGCCTCGAAGACATCATAAAAAGAAATGTCCTTGGGGGCCTTGGCCAACTGAGGCTTGGCTGCTCCCACCTTGGTAATCAAGAGACCTGCCTTACTGAGATTGGACATCAGCCGACGAACAAGACCCGGATTGGTCCCAACAGAGTCGGCGATGGTCTGGCTGGAAATCTTAGGCAAGCGCTCCTGATTGAGGGCAATATAGCTTAAAATATGTAGAGCATCGCTCAGTTTATGAGATTGTTTCATCTTTAATCACTCCATTTATTCCTTCTCTAGTTATTACTATAGCCTATCCAAGGACAAATGGCAAATCTGAAAAAATCACACTTCGATGACTTATTTAAAAATACCAAAGCCACCTGTCCAGGCAATTTTTTCTTGGGCAGCTAGGCTAATTTGTAAGAAGCCCATAGCTTCCAATTCACGTGCTCGTTTCAGACTACCAGCATCCATAGCTTGGACGTCGCCACCCTTGAGAGCCTCCATGATAGCTTCCTTAGCATCCGCATGGTCAGAAGCAAAGAGGGCGGCTACCAGCTACCTTACCGCTTGCCAGAGTAGCGCCGAAGGTCGTATTGAAGCCTTTGACTACCTTAGCAGTTGGGCTGTTGCAGAAGAATCTGCTGGAACGGTCAATTCATCGAAGGTTTGGAAGTTGACAGGGTTAGTAATATCGATGACGATTTTACCAGCAAA harbors:
- a CDS encoding VOC family protein; its protein translation is MYDYQSRIRLGRVVLNVANLDLQTRFYKQVLGLAILDRGQGWVNLGIKDSGLDLLRLEEVPASEVEAYGLYHFAILLPSRSDLGDFLRHALVNNVPLQGASDHGYSEAIYLNDTEGNGIEIYRNKPVPQWDIQGDKILGITEEMDGDGVLASAHGDYAGYQMPAGTKMGHFHYSVSNAAKLSAFYRHLFEIKENQAFSTASWIADGGYHHHFAFNHWAGPGLAKRSQGLPGLNHVQVFVKDSAYLKTIEERARALKSLLAANENDLLIEDIVGNRIVVELEKSL
- a CDS encoding Rrf2 family transcriptional regulator; this encodes MKQSHKLSDALHILSYIALNQERLPKISSQTIADSVGTNPGLVRRLMSNLSKAGLLITKVGAAKPQLAKAPKDISFYDVFEAVETDGLLKVDESTNPDCPIGSNVPKVLPSFYQRVAKAAYDEMRAISLQDMMDEILANIGG